A region of uncultured Anaeromusa sp. DNA encodes the following proteins:
- a CDS encoding CpaF family protein: protein MSLLKRRIEAQKKAAQPALGVPEVLEESFVPTDPYQELKSHIHQRIVEVMNQEEGKILTSKNPDRKQLEEFVGQICNQVMEEQDIPIPRTDRNKIMDEMMDAVLGFGPIDPLLKDETISEVMVNRSNQIYIERKGKLFKTDVRFRDDAHVLQIIEKIVSPLGRRIDESSPMVDARLPDGSRVNAIIPPLALKGPCLTIRKFSKNPLTVSRLIDYGTLTKDMAEFLRACVQGKLNIVVSGGTGSGKTTTLNVLSSFIPGDERIVTIEDAAELQLRQDHVVTLESRPANIEGKGAITMRDLVKNALRMRPDRIVVGEVRGGEALDMLQAMNTGHDGSLTTGHANSPRDMLARLETMVLMAGMDLPVQAIREQIAAAVDLIVHQSRLQDGSRRITHLTEVRGMEGSIITLQDLFVFDQKGKDDHGRIVGHFKPMGIRPKFYEKLVTNGIVLPTELFWATEEEGGW, encoded by the coding sequence ATGTCGTTGCTGAAACGCAGGATTGAGGCGCAGAAGAAGGCCGCTCAGCCGGCACTGGGTGTACCTGAGGTGTTAGAAGAGTCTTTTGTGCCGACAGATCCTTATCAGGAGCTGAAAAGCCATATTCATCAGCGCATTGTAGAGGTCATGAATCAGGAGGAAGGCAAAATCCTGACTAGCAAAAATCCGGACCGCAAGCAGCTGGAAGAGTTTGTCGGCCAGATTTGCAATCAGGTGATGGAAGAGCAGGATATACCCATTCCTCGCACGGATCGCAACAAGATCATGGACGAAATGATGGATGCTGTTTTGGGCTTTGGACCGATTGACCCGCTCTTGAAGGACGAAACCATTTCCGAAGTCATGGTGAACCGGTCCAACCAAATTTATATTGAACGCAAGGGCAAGCTTTTTAAGACGGATGTTCGTTTTCGCGATGATGCCCATGTGCTGCAGATTATCGAGAAAATAGTCTCCCCCCTGGGGCGGCGTATCGACGAGAGCTCTCCCATGGTGGACGCCCGTTTGCCGGACGGCTCACGGGTTAACGCCATTATCCCGCCGTTAGCCTTGAAAGGACCGTGCTTGACGATTCGTAAATTTTCTAAGAATCCGTTGACAGTCAGTCGCTTGATTGATTATGGTACTTTGACCAAAGACATGGCGGAGTTTCTCCGGGCCTGTGTGCAGGGAAAACTTAATATTGTCGTGTCTGGCGGTACCGGTTCCGGCAAGACGACAACTCTGAATGTGCTTTCCTCCTTTATTCCCGGGGATGAGCGGATTGTCACCATTGAGGATGCGGCAGAGCTGCAGCTTCGTCAGGACCATGTGGTGACCTTGGAGTCGCGGCCAGCCAATATTGAAGGTAAGGGCGCCATTACCATGCGTGACTTGGTGAAAAATGCGCTGCGTATGCGGCCCGACCGCATTGTGGTGGGCGAAGTCCGCGGCGGGGAAGCGTTGGATATGCTGCAGGCGATGAATACTGGTCATGACGGCTCACTGACCACCGGTCATGCCAACAGTCCCAGGGATATGCTGGCTCGTTTGGAAACCATGGTGTTGATGGCGGGCATGGACTTGCCAGTGCAGGCCATTCGCGAACAGATTGCTGCTGCTGTGGACTTGATTGTGCATCAGTCACGGCTGCAGGACGGCAGCCGGCGCATTACCCACCTGACGGAGGTGCGCGGTATGGAGGGGAGCATCATCACCCTGCAAGATCTTTTTGTTTTCGACCAAAAAGGCAAAGATGACCATGGCCGGATTGTGGGGCATTTTAAGCCCATGGGCATTCGCCCTAAGTTTTATGAAAAACTGGTGACTAACGGTATCGTCTTGCCGACGGAGCTCTTCTGGGCAACGGAAGAAGAGGGGGGATGGTAA